TTTCAAGAGCTTTCTGGGCGATTTTCTCTGCAGCCTCTATTGTTTCTGCACACCCGACGACAACAACAGCGCGGGAGCCGGTAGTGTAAATTTTCCCCTCTTTTTCATACACGCTTGCATAGTAGACTGAAGCCTCTCCTATATCTCCTACAACTACTTCGCTGTCTTTTACCGGGTTCTCCGGGTAGCCTGCCGGGACTGCGTACTTACAGACCGTTGCTTTCCTGTTAAACTTTACAGGCAGGTTTTCGAGGGTTCCTTTTACTACAGCAGACATAATTTCTATAAAATCAGTCTCTATAAGAGGGATAACATTCATAGCTTCAGGGTCTCCGAACCGCGCATTGAACTCCACGACTTTTGGGCCGCTGGCAGTCAGAATAAATTGTCCATAAAGAATGCCTTGGTATCCTGTCCCCGTTTCTTCATACAGCGCGGTTACGGTATGCTGCATAATCTGTTTTGCCTTCTCAAGGTCTTCGGAAAGCATGAAAGGGAGGATTTCTCCCGCGTCGGTGTATGAGCCCATGCCGCCCGTATTCGGGCCAAGGTCCCCTTCATAAGCTCTCTTATGGTCCTGCACTGCAGGGAAAAAAGCAAGGTTTTTTCCGTCCACAAAAGCCTGGAGAGTAAATTCTTCTCCTATGAAACGTTCCTCAATAACTACGGACCCTTTTTTCAGAAGCTCGCTTGTATATTCTTTGGCAGCTTTGAGGTCAGGAAGCTGGTCGCCCATTACCTTTACACCTTTCCCGCCTGTAAGCCCGGAGGGCTTGACTGCAACATCGCCCAGTTTTTCAATGAATGCATTTGCAGGAGCTTCTTCCGTGAAAACTTTATAGGCAGGGCAGCCTTCGATTCCGTATTTCTTCATGAAATTCCTTGCCCATGCCTTATCAAACTCAATAACTGCACAGGCTTTTTTAGGGCCTACAACAGGGATCCCGGCTTCCCAGAGGGCATCTGCAACTCCTACTGCAAGCGGAGCTTCAGGACCCACAAAAACCATATCAATGTTCTTGGCTTTTGCATATTCAACAATTTTTTCAATCTCGGTTTCTTTTTCAAGCAGGAAATCCTCGCAGAGGGCGGCAATTCCGGGGTTTTTCTTTGCCATTACCGCATAAAGGATGGGGTTATGCTTGCTTTTCTTAATTCCTTCGGCAATTGCGTGCTCCCTTCCGCCGCCGCCGATAAGCAAAATCTTCATTTTCATTCTCCTTGTTCAAAAAAAATTATTTTTTAACCTGAAATTTGTTCTTGATATTTGACGAAAAATATGTTGAAGAAAGGGCGATGGACACTGAGGCTCGCAAGACCTTTCATTCGATTTTGAACGTATTTTATTTTTATAAATGATCTTTTTTACCAATAACACAATAAAGGATTCCCTAATTCTCTATTTCTTCTGATAAATATCTTCTCATTGTTAAGCTTCGCCTTCCGAGCTTCGCTTCCCGAGTTTCGCTTCGGGAGCACGAGGTCCTTTTCGCTGCGCTCAAGAGGACTTATTTATGGACACTGATACTGAACTTCGCTTAAGAGATCTTATTTATGGACACTGGTACTGAACTTCGTTTAAGAGATCTTATTTATGGACACTGATACTGAACTTCGTTTAAGAGATCTTATTTATGGACACTGATACTGAACTTCGTTTAAGAGATCTTATTTATGGACACTGATACTGAACTTCGCTTAAGAGATCTTATTTATGGACACTGATACTGAACTTCGTTTAAGAGGACGAATTAAATAATATCTCTGACATGTATAACAGTAATTTAGCATACAGGGTCGTTCATTATAAGGTTCAGGAAAGTGCTCAAGCACTTTCCTTACTTTAAGAGATCACTCGCACTTACCAGGGGTACAAGTTCGGCATCTACTTCTTTGAGTTTTTCCTTTGCTCCTTCTTCCCTGTCCACTACGGTGATTACGTATTTTACACGGGCTCCGGTTTCCCTGACCACCTCAATCGCGTCCCTAACCGAGCCTCCGCTGGTTGTTACGTCTTCGAGCATTACAAGCTTGTCTTCCGGTTTAAGCTCGCCTACGAACCTGCTTTTTGTGCCGTAGTCCTTGACGGATTTCCTTACTATAAGCAGGGGAAGCTCAGTTTCCAGAGAAACTGCGGTTGCGAGAGGTACTCCTCCGAGTTCTACACCTGCAACCGTGTCTACATCCATTTCCCTTACCTTGAGGGCTGCCTGCCTGGCAATAATTTTCAGGGTTTTAGGGTCGGTGCTGGCTTTCTTGATATCGATGTAGTACTTGCTTTTCTTTCCCGAGGCAAGCGTGAAGTCCCCGTAGCGGACAGCTCCGCAGGCTTTGAGGGCTGCGATCAGTTCCTGTTTTTGTGTTTTGAATTCGTTTTCTGTTTCTGGTTTTGATTGACTCATTATCTCACCGGTGTTTGCAGCCTTATTAGCGCTATGAATATTTTTTCAGGTTTTTCCTGTAGTTTTTTCTGAAGTGTTGTAGAAGGGTTTTTCCTAAGAATTTTCACCAGGGTTCTTTCTTTACGCCTATAATGTATCCGATTATGTTTGTTGTAAGATGGAGCAGAGGCGTCATTATGAGGACGGTAAGAATGATTCCGGTGGTGAAATTACTCACGAACCATTCCGGGGCTGCAAGGTATGTGAATACCCAGGCTCCCACAACAAAGTCAAGCTGGTCTACAAGAGGCAGGGACGCTCCCCTTTTCAGGCCCATTCTGCGCTTGAAAAAGCTCTTGAACATATCTCCGAACAGGGCGCCGGAGGCAAGGGCGAGGACAACTTTCAAAGCGCTCGCGTAATCCGGGCCAAAGGCGGGCATTTCAATTCCCATAATCTCAAAACCCTTCATACTCAGCCAGATCTCAATGCATCCTGCAAGAAACCCGCAAAATATGCCTGAAAAGAGTCCTCTATAGGTCTTTCCGTCTCCAAGAATCCTTTTCCCGTCCTTATAAGTCCTTCCTCCGTCAATAGGCTTTCCGCCCCCGAAGACAGCTGCAAAGGGATTGGGAAGGTATGCAGGAATCATCAGCCAGAATGCTTTGATTATCAGCTCTATCGTAGTATCAACTCTCTAATAACTCTCTTATTTCCGGTCCATTCTTTCCTGAGGCAGAAGTTAACTCTTTTCCACATCCTTTTTATTTTTTTGTATGACTTGCTTGCAGAGTGAGCCATAAAATTATTTTCCGCTCTCTTCTCCCTGTATTTTTCAACTTTTTTTAGGTACTTTTAAATAATGGGCTTAAGTAACTATTATCCCTATTTAATTGTATTTATTTTATGAAGTTATATTTTTTATTCATATTTTCAAGGTTTTTTATGAAAAAGTTAAGCGATGTTCTCACAGTCCGCAGCACCATGTTTGCTACTATCTCAGTGCTGGTGCTGCTTGCTGCTCTGTTAGCGATGGGACTTTTAACCCCTTTTATCTTGAGGGTCAGTACAGGAGAAGAAATCCTTCTCGATGCTGCCTATTTTAACCTGCGTGCAGCTCTGCCAACCCTTGCCCTTGTAATGCTGCTGACTCTGTGTCTTCTGATCGGGAGTGCCGGGAAAAAGGAAGCTCTTCTGGTGTTTGGGCTTGGAATTTCAGGTTCCGCACTTTCGGTTGCGTTTTCACCGTTTTCAAGTCTGCCTGTTAATATCTCGTTTCCGCTCCTTTCAGCTGCTCTCTTTGCGGTTATTTACAGGTTGCTTTCTTCGAAGGAAAAGACTCTGAAAGGGACTCTCAGGAGGGCGGGTTCTCATATTATCCACCTGGGGGCAGTCCTGCTCCTCGTTGGCATTGTGTTCAGCACTAACATGAATCTTGAAGATTCTGCTGTGGTTCCTCTGGGAGAATTGGGCACTTTCAAGTCGATGGGTTATAGCGTTCATGTTACAAACATCACATCGGGAATTGAAGGGACTCCTTATGGGGGCTATTCTGGCTCGGCTTACGTAAGTACCGTATATTTTGACGTTTACAGGTGGGGCCAACTTTTTGACCGCGGGCAGGTTAGATACATAAGTGACTTCAAATGGGAACAGGCCTACACTGAAACTTATATCCACAGGGGGCTTCTGGAAGAGCTTTTCATTGCTCCCAAATCTGTGGATACAAAATCCCAGACAGTGGAACTTTATGTCCGGAAGGTGCCTTTTATGACTGCTCTCTGGGGTGGGTTTTATCTGATGGTGCTGGGCGTCCTGATGATCTTCCTCTCGGATTCCCTCAAGGGAGAAAAAGGTACTCCTGGAGATGGTCTTCCTGGAAACCGTTTTTATGAAAGAAATTCTCAGGTAAATGAAAGTAAAAATGATAATAGAAAGAAGCGAGTTAGTAAAAAAAACGTATGAGACAGGTGCGTAGATGGTGATCGTATGAATTATGGAATGGGGCTCGTTTGGATAGCGGGAGCTTCCGGACTACTTGCTTTTTTAACTTCCCTGTTTTACTTCTTCAGACAGGACAGGAAATTTATGGTCCTTTCAGAAAAACTGGAACTTGCAGGAGGATTGGGATTAGTACTTGCGATAGTCCTGCTCTCCTACCACCTACTTGGGGTGGACACGGAATACAGTTATGTCTTTCAGCACTCCAGCGCTGACCTTGCCTGGCATTACAGGTTTTCGGCGCTCTGGGCAGGACAGGAAGGGTCATTTTTGATCTGGACAGGTTTTATCTTCATAATGCTTGCAATAACGCGTTTTACGGGCACCGGTAAAATTCTCCGGGAGACAGAGCTCTTTGCCTTTATGAGATCGGTTTCACTCTTTGTAGCCTCCGTATTCCTGTTACTTCTGGCGTTGAAAAACCCTTTCTCAATGTATTATATAACAGGCGCAGGAATACCTGAAGCTACAAATTGGAACCTATTTGTGGAACCTTTCGTTGTTTCTTACGGGCAGGGTATGAATCCTCTGCTCAGGAACTTCTGGATGGCTATACACCCCCCTTTTCTGTTCCTCGGTTATGCAGCCTTCACCCTTCCTTTCGCTGCTGCAATTTCAGGCCTTGTCCTCAAGGACAGCAGGTGGTCCGAGC
The Methanosarcina sp. WWM596 DNA segment above includes these coding regions:
- the purD gene encoding phosphoribosylamine--glycine ligase, which encodes MKILLIGGGGREHAIAEGIKKSKHNPILYAVMAKKNPGIAALCEDFLLEKETEIEKIVEYAKAKNIDMVFVGPEAPLAVGVADALWEAGIPVVGPKKACAVIEFDKAWARNFMKKYGIEGCPAYKVFTEEAPANAFIEKLGDVAVKPSGLTGGKGVKVMGDQLPDLKAAKEYTSELLKKGSVVIEERFIGEEFTLQAFVDGKNLAFFPAVQDHKRAYEGDLGPNTGGMGSYTDAGEILPFMLSEDLEKAKQIMQHTVTALYEETGTGYQGILYGQFILTASGPKVVEFNARFGDPEAMNVIPLIETDFIEIMSAVVKGTLENLPVKFNRKATVCKYAVPAGYPENPVKDSEVVVGDIGEASVYYASVYEKEGKIYTTGSRAVVVVGCAETIEAAEKIAQKALENIRGKLFFRKDIGTVNLIQKRIDHMKELRD
- the pyrE gene encoding orotate phosphoribosyltransferase — translated: MSQSKPETENEFKTQKQELIAALKACGAVRYGDFTLASGKKSKYYIDIKKASTDPKTLKIIARQAALKVREMDVDTVAGVELGGVPLATAVSLETELPLLIVRKSVKDYGTKSRFVGELKPEDKLVMLEDVTTSGGSVRDAIEVVRETGARVKYVITVVDREEGAKEKLKEVDAELVPLVSASDLLK
- a CDS encoding CDP-2,3-bis-(O-geranylgeranyl)-sn-glycerol synthase, yielding MIPAYLPNPFAAVFGGGKPIDGGRTYKDGKRILGDGKTYRGLFSGIFCGFLAGCIEIWLSMKGFEIMGIEMPAFGPDYASALKVVLALASGALFGDMFKSFFKRRMGLKRGASLPLVDQLDFVVGAWVFTYLAAPEWFVSNFTTGIILTVLIMTPLLHLTTNIIGYIIGVKKEPW
- a CDS encoding cytochrome c-type biogenesis CcmF C-terminal domain-containing protein, with protein sequence MKKLSDVLTVRSTMFATISVLVLLAALLAMGLLTPFILRVSTGEEILLDAAYFNLRAALPTLALVMLLTLCLLIGSAGKKEALLVFGLGISGSALSVAFSPFSSLPVNISFPLLSAALFAVIYRLLSSKEKTLKGTLRRAGSHIIHLGAVLLLVGIVFSTNMNLEDSAVVPLGELGTFKSMGYSVHVTNITSGIEGTPYGGYSGSAYVSTVYFDVYRWGQLFDRGQVRYISDFKWEQAYTETYIHRGLLEELFIAPKSVDTKSQTVELYVRKVPFMTALWGGFYLMVLGVLMIFLSDSLKGEKGTPGDGLPGNRFYERNSQVNESKNDNRKKRVSKKNV
- the ccsA gene encoding cytochrome c biogenesis protein CcsA, producing the protein MNYGMGLVWIAGASGLLAFLTSLFYFFRQDRKFMVLSEKLELAGGLGLVLAIVLLSYHLLGVDTEYSYVFQHSSADLAWHYRFSALWAGQEGSFLIWTGFIFIMLAITRFTGTGKILRETELFAFMRSVSLFVASVFLLLLALKNPFSMYYITGAGIPEATNWNLFVEPFVVSYGQGMNPLLRNFWMAIHPPFLFLGYAAFTLPFAAAISGLVLKDSRWSELATGWMRVSWFFLTLGIGFGAFWAYEVLGWGAWYWTWDPVETSSLIPWLTATAYLHAKFRFRQGEYGFMLPMLALVSFILVIFSTFVTRSGLWVSVHSWQDFTTEGMIIAAFLFILTGSSTVLLARKYFSEE